ACAAATCAGACTGTGTATTTCCGTGAAATTTCCCTTGAACCGGGCGAAGAATATTCCTTCCGTGAGAATCTAAAAGACTATCTTGAAATAAAAGATCCTTCTATTTATTATGTTGAACTTAGATTCTATCCGGAGCTTTATAGAAACAAAAATATCAGCTTGGCTTCAAACCGCCTTAGCCTTGAAGTCCGCCCTAGCCCGTCCGCAGCTTCATCATCGGCGCTTCCTGTTGAAACAAACACTGCGGTTGTTCTTCAGCCTGAAGACATAAGCCCGGATCGTGTTGTTGAGCAGACAATTGTTGCGCGCCAAAAAAGCCTTTGGGATCAGTTCTTCCTTTATATGGATTTGGAGGAAATGCTCAAGCGTGATCCTTCCCGCGGAAGAAAATACAATCTTGTGAGCGCAGATGAGCGTGCCGATATGCTTCGTTCATTTAAAGCTGATTTGATGCTCCAGCGGATTGACTATGACATTGTTGCGATTCCGTCTAAATTCAAAATTGAAACAACTTCATATTCGCAGACTGAAGGCACTGTAAAAGTAATTGAGTGGTTTAAAAATGACAATTTCATGGAACGCAAACGCTACACTTATTATGTCCGCCAGCGCGATGGAATTTGGCAAATTTACGACTATACAGTAGACAATTTGGGAACTGAATAATGGCTGAAGTAAAACGAGCCAAATATTTCTGTGAAGGCTGCGGTTCAGAAGTCGCTCCGAATGCAAAATTCTGTCCAAAGTGCGGACGTTTTTTTGCGGCGGTAAGATGCCCGAATTGCGGCCACATAGGAGCTGTAAGAAATTTCTTAAAAGGCTGCCCTTCCTGCCATTATGCTGTAACTCAGGAAGAACTCTATGGAACTTCTTCAAGCGGAAAAGATTCAGAAAAAAAACAGCTTTCACGAAATTCACGGAAAAAAATAAAAAAAGCATTTAAGCTCCACAAAAAATCAATTTTCTCTGATGATGTTCCTGCCTGGCTTTTTGTTGCAAGCATTATCGCGCTGATTGTGATTTTTGCGGCTTTATTTATGAGATGCAAAAGCTGAAATTTTGTTTTCTTTTGCCGAATTCAGCTAAATATATTTGACAAAAAACTGATATTTAAATATACTATTCAAACCTTGCCCAGGTGGTGGAATTGGTAGACACGCTAGTTTCAGGTACTAGAGTCCGTAAGGATGTACGAGTTCAAGTCTCGTTCTGGGCATTTTTTCAGCCTTTTATTGCAGTTTCTATTATTCTAGTCATTTCATAAAAATCTTTTACTTCTGCATACAGCGGATTTTTCTGTTCAATTTTTAATTCGCCCTGCCGTTTTCTGTTAAGGTACAATGTGTTTATTCCAAGTTTTTTTGCTGGAACTATGTCATGCTCCAGGCTGTCCCCGATGTACCAAGTTTCGTTTTCTGATGAATTTGCAAGTTCCATTGCTTTTTGAAAAATTTTCAAGTCCGGCTTGCTGATTCCGACTTCTGAGGAAATTACAATCGGGTTGAAAAAATCTGTTACGCCGGCTTTTTTTAGCTTTGACCGCTGATTTTCAGAATCGCCGTTTGTTATAATTCCCATTTGAATATTCAAGTCTGAAAGTTTTTTTAATGCTGGCAGCGCGTCGGAAAAAAGATTGCATTCCTTTTCGTAAGTTGACCAATAAAGTCTGAACCTTGAATCAAGCTCCTCTTTTGATTTTATTGGGTTTCCGTTAAGCTCGAATACTTTTGCGATTCTTCCTTTCCGCTGCTCGTCAAAAGTCAACTCTCCTGCTGAATATTTGTCAAAGAAATGCTGCGCCCATTTTTTCCATTGAACGCAAAATTCGTCAAAACCCATGTGGATTTCATTTTTGTATTTTTCAAAAACTGCTTTTATTCCAAGATTTTCCGCAGATTCAAAATCCATTAACGTTCTGTCCAAATCGAAAAAAACTACCATGAAATTAACTTAGCATTTTTTTTGCTTATATTCTATAGAAAGAAATGTTTTTGACTGGGCATTCCTCTTTCTCTTGACAAAATTTGTGATTTGACTAGACTTTTTGATTATGCGTGCTACAAGAGCTTTGATTCATTTGGATAATTTAAAAAACAATATTATAGAAATAAAAAAATGCTTAAAGCCTGAAACAAAAATGTGCGTTGCTGTAAAAGCTGATGCCTACGGACATGGAGCTATTCCTTGCGCGAAGGCTGCTCTTGAAGCTGGCGCGGATTATCTTTCTGTTGCGACTTGTGAAGAAGGCGTTGAGCTTAGAAATGCTGGAATTTCCTCGCCTATTCTTATGTTAAGTCTTTGTTCTCCAAATGAAGTTGAAGAAGTTGTTTCCGCCGGAATTACGCCTTTTGTTTTTGATGAAGAATATATAGAGCTTTTTTCTGCTGCCTGCAATAAACTTGGAATAGAAAATTTTGCGGTTCATCTTGCAGTTGATACAGGAATGGGCAGAATTGGATGTCTTCCTTCCGAAGCTGGAAAAATTGCGCTCAAAATTAAAAGCTGCAAAAATCTTGTTTTGGGCGGAACTGCGACTCATTTTGCGCTTAGCGACTGTGTTTCAGAAAAAGGAAAATCGTATACAAAGTTTCAGTTTGAAAATTTTCTTGAGGCAATCAGCAATATAAAAAAGGCTGGAATTAATCCCGGGCTTTGCCACTGCGCAAATTCTGCCGCTACGCTTGATTCTCCGGAAATGCATCTTGACATGGTTCGGCCAGGAATTATTGTTTATGGCTATTACGCTGACGAAGTTTCAAAAGAATATTTGGCTTCAAAAGGAAAAAATGTAGAACTAAAGCCTGTTATGACTTTGGAAAGCTGTGTTTCTTCAATCCGGCAGTTTGAAAAAGGAAAATTTGCAGGCTATGGATGCAGATGGGAAGCCAAATCTGATACCAATGTTGGCGTTGTACCAGTTGGCTATGCAGATGGATGGTTCAGGAGATTTTCTGAATGCGGTGTGAAAATTGCAGTAGATGGAAAAAACTATCCTATTTGCGGACGCATTTGCATGGATCAGTGTATGATAGATTTGGGTGCAGATTGTGCTGTAAAAAGATGGGACAAAGCCGTTTTGTTTGGGGACAGTTCAGATGGAGCTTTGCAAACTGCCGATGATATTGCGCATCTTACAGGTACAATTTCTTATGAAATAACCTGCGGAATCTCAAAGCGTGTTCCGCGTGTCTTTGTTCAGTGAGAAAACTGAATAATTGTTTTCTGCGCTAAAAGATATTTTTTTACTTCCGCAACTAGATAAAACGAGCCTGTAACCAAAACTGTCGCCTTTTCTTCTGCAGCCTTGGAAAGTATATATGGAATGGCTTTTAAATAATCGGGAATCGCAGTATATTCTATGCCGGATTTTTCAAAAGCTGCCTTTAGCCGCGGAAAGTCTGATTCTTTTGTTCCTCCTGGCACTGTTAAAATTACATGGCTGAATTTTCCTTTGAACAACTCCGCAATTTCTTCTGCATTTTTGTCTGCCGCGCAAGCAAAAAGAAGATAAGAATCAGTTTTTTCATTTGAAAAAAGGTTGCAGAATGTATTCATTGTAAAGCCAATACTTTTTACTGTATGTGCGCCGTCTAATATTAAGTTTGAAATGTCCTTGAACTGCGAATTTGTCAAATCAACTGACTCAAATCTTCCGGGAAGAATAGTTTTTTCAAGCCCTTTTTCAATTATACTTTCATTAAGATTTGGAAATACTGTTTTTACAGCCAAGGATGCAACTGCCGCATTTCTTGCCTGAAATTCGCCTAGCAGTGAAAGTGAAACATTTAAAGGTCGTGAAAATTTTTCAGAGTCTAAAGAAAAGCACATTTTTACTGAATTTTGTCTAAAAAAATGTACACTTTGAGAATTTGTTGAAGTTTGCTGTGTATTTTTGTATACAATTTCAGATATTTTGCAGTATTCGTCAGTAAAAAATATTGGAGAATTTTTTTCTTTTGCAATTTTTCTAAAAACATCTTTGACTGATTCTTTTTGTCCAGAAACAATTACAGGAATTCCTTGCTTTATAATCCCCCCTTTTTCTGCGGCAATGAGTTCCTCTGTGTTTCCAAGATATTCGGTGTGTTCAAGCTCAATCTGGCTTATGCAGCTGCAAACTGGATTTATAACATTTGTTGCGTCAAGCCTTCCTCCGATTCCGACTTCATAAACTGCATATTTTGTTCCGGCATTTTTAAAGCACAGCATTCCAAGCAATGTTGCAAGCTCAAACCAAGTAACAGGTCGTTTTCCGGGAAGTTCTTCAGTCTTAATAGAATTTATGCTGTCTATAAGTTGCT
The window above is part of the uncultured Treponema sp. genome. Proteins encoded here:
- a CDS encoding folylpolyglutamate synthase/dihydrofolate synthase family protein; amino-acid sequence: MNEKKSAIGVFESFAEEYLNFEKTPKKNIFWLDTMEFLCKRLSNPQDCCPSFHVAGSKGKGSISKMIACILEEAGYYTGLYSSPHILNFNERIGTVSGLFPEEVYEKSVKQLIDSINSIKTEELPGKRPVTWFELATLLGMLCFKNAGTKYAVYEVGIGGRLDATNVINPVCSCISQIELEHTEYLGNTEELIAAEKGGIIKQGIPVIVSGQKESVKDVFRKIAKEKNSPIFFTDEYCKISEIVYKNTQQTSTNSQSVHFFRQNSVKMCFSLDSEKFSRPLNVSLSLLGEFQARNAAVASLAVKTVFPNLNESIIEKGLEKTILPGRFESVDLTNSQFKDISNLILDGAHTVKSIGFTMNTFCNLFSNEKTDSYLLFACAADKNAEEIAELFKGKFSHVILTVPGGTKESDFPRLKAAFEKSGIEYTAIPDYLKAIPYILSKAAEEKATVLVTGSFYLVAEVKKYLLAQKTIIQFSH
- a CDS encoding HAD family hydrolase, with translation MVVFFDLDRTLMDFESAENLGIKAVFEKYKNEIHMGFDEFCVQWKKWAQHFFDKYSAGELTFDEQRKGRIAKVFELNGNPIKSKEELDSRFRLYWSTYEKECNLFSDALPALKKLSDLNIQMGIITNGDSENQRSKLKKAGVTDFFNPIVISSEVGISKPDLKIFQKAMELANSSENETWYIGDSLEHDIVPAKKLGINTLYLNRKRQGELKIEQKNPLYAEVKDFYEMTRIIETAIKG
- the alr gene encoding alanine racemase — its product is MRATRALIHLDNLKNNIIEIKKCLKPETKMCVAVKADAYGHGAIPCAKAALEAGADYLSVATCEEGVELRNAGISSPILMLSLCSPNEVEEVVSAGITPFVFDEEYIELFSAACNKLGIENFAVHLAVDTGMGRIGCLPSEAGKIALKIKSCKNLVLGGTATHFALSDCVSEKGKSYTKFQFENFLEAISNIKKAGINPGLCHCANSAATLDSPEMHLDMVRPGIIVYGYYADEVSKEYLASKGKNVELKPVMTLESCVSSIRQFEKGKFAGYGCRWEAKSDTNVGVVPVGYADGWFRRFSECGVKIAVDGKNYPICGRICMDQCMIDLGADCAVKRWDKAVLFGDSSDGALQTADDIAHLTGTISYEITCGISKRVPRVFVQ
- a CDS encoding zinc ribbon domain-containing protein; translated protein: MAEVKRAKYFCEGCGSEVAPNAKFCPKCGRFFAAVRCPNCGHIGAVRNFLKGCPSCHYAVTQEELYGTSSSGKDSEKKQLSRNSRKKIKKAFKLHKKSIFSDDVPAWLFVASIIALIVIFAALFMRCKS